The Parvibaculaceae bacterium PLY_AMNH_Bact1 genome window below encodes:
- a CDS encoding FxsA family protein (Derived by automated computational analysis using gene prediction method: Protein Homology.), translating to MPFVFLAFVLVPIAEIAVFIEVGGMIGLWPTIGIVILTALLGTSLLRAQGLAAFGRAQAAMSEGRLPVEEVVHGFCLVIAGALLLTPGFLTDIAGFLLFVHPVRLMLARAAMKWFAKNGTVHVHANAGFAQNSAERDPSARSPDTTIVEGQAEEVDAPPPAADNDDAPNDGTPAGPPSGSGRWIPPKDS from the coding sequence ATGCCCTTTGTTTTTCTCGCCTTTGTCCTTGTTCCCATTGCGGAGATTGCTGTCTTCATTGAAGTCGGCGGCATGATCGGCCTGTGGCCTACTATAGGGATTGTGATCCTGACTGCCCTCTTGGGAACCAGCCTTTTGCGCGCTCAGGGTCTGGCCGCTTTCGGCCGTGCACAGGCAGCCATGAGTGAAGGCCGTCTTCCGGTAGAAGAAGTCGTGCACGGCTTTTGTCTCGTGATTGCGGGCGCGCTTCTTTTAACGCCTGGTTTTCTCACCGACATCGCTGGATTTCTGCTCTTCGTCCATCCTGTCCGGTTAATGCTGGCGCGAGCGGCCATGAAGTGGTTTGCCAAAAACGGGACCGTTCATGTTCACGCCAATGCCGGGTTTGCTCAAAACTCTGCAGAGAGAGATCCGAGCGCGCGGTCCCCAGATACAACGATTGTTGAAGGGCAAGCAGAGGAAGTGGATGCCCCGCCCCCTGCCGCTGACAATGATGATGCGCCGAATGATGGCACACCTGCTGGTCCACCTTCCGGTAGTGGCCGATGGATCCCCCCTAAAGACTCCTAA
- a CDS encoding Tim44/TimA family putative adaptor protein (Derived by automated computational analysis using gene prediction method: Protein Homology.) encodes MSSDFSIINLILLVVAVVVFLKLRSVLGRRTGEERRPFDPYAAHEQSQDNDKDNVINLPGSRTPDASREAAPEAPSPQIRGVKPGSEIEQQLTELTLADRRFDGDEFLGGAKLAYEMIVTAFAGGDRTTLQPLLAAEVFESFDGAIDAREKRGETIEMSFIGLKSAEFAKALVNGNQSLITVKFVSEQTSSTKNQDGVVIEGDPVTVREVVDVWTFERDITSRDPNWHLVATGGA; translated from the coding sequence ATGAGCAGCGACTTTAGCATTATCAATTTGATCCTCTTGGTGGTCGCTGTCGTGGTCTTCCTGAAACTGCGCAGCGTGCTTGGACGCCGCACCGGCGAAGAGCGACGGCCCTTCGACCCTTACGCCGCCCATGAGCAGTCGCAGGACAATGACAAAGACAATGTGATCAATCTGCCAGGCTCCCGCACACCAGATGCATCGCGCGAAGCAGCACCAGAGGCTCCCTCACCGCAAATCCGCGGTGTTAAGCCGGGTTCCGAGATTGAACAGCAATTGACGGAACTCACCTTGGCAGACCGCCGATTTGACGGGGATGAATTCTTAGGTGGTGCCAAACTCGCCTATGAGATGATTGTCACAGCCTTTGCGGGGGGGGATCGCACGACCTTGCAGCCCCTTCTCGCAGCTGAAGTCTTTGAAAGCTTCGATGGCGCCATTGATGCGCGCGAAAAGCGCGGCGAAACCATAGAGATGAGTTTTATCGGCCTCAAATCAGCTGAATTCGCGAAGGCCCTGGTGAACGGTAACCAGTCCCTCATCACGGTGAAATTCGTAAGTGAGCAAACCTCATCGACAAAAAATCAGGACGGTGTAGTGATTGAGGGAGACCCCGTCACCGTTCGTGAAGTCGTTGATGTCTGGACCTTCGAGCGTGACATCACCAGCCGTGACCCGAACTGGCACCTGGTCGCCACGGGCGGCGCTTAA
- a CDS encoding MltA domain-containing protein (Derived by automated computational analysis using gene prediction method: Protein Homology. GO_function: GO:0004553 - hydrolase activity, hydrolyzing O-glycosyl compounds [Evidence IEA]), giving the protein MTLNGPVSSARSVSSAPEETCFETSKSNPRFSTGPTAKYLFSTVVFGLFLGLAACTDPEPTPEEQVNDLSGPTLSATAFEALPGWASDDQGAALEAFRRSCDRILAASPARTLDAKTGDAINYGTVGDWQPVCREALSSIAAADPRGFFEKHFQAFAVRTETGPNGLMTGYYEPEIEASLAREGPYQTPLLAKPDDLQRLDLGEFDPTLKGETVRGRLEAGRFVPYPDRAAINGGALDPAVLAVAWVKDPVDAFFTHIQGSARLKLPDGSVSRVGFAEKNGRPYTAIGKVLIERGALSRETASMASIRDWLAANPGEMQSVLEANRSYVFFTRRNVSDPGLGPVGAGGVALTPGRSLAVDRRTHALGAPLWFEAVLPGDSDPTQKLMVAQDTGSAIRGSVRGDYFWGSGADAGAKAGEMKADGRFWVLLPMALAANQR; this is encoded by the coding sequence GTGACCTTGAATGGCCCAGTCTCCTCAGCACGATCAGTCTCTTCAGCACCCGAAGAAACGTGCTTTGAGACATCCAAATCGAACCCCAGATTCAGCACCGGCCCTACCGCGAAATACCTATTTTCAACGGTCGTTTTCGGCCTGTTTCTGGGGCTTGCAGCCTGCACCGACCCGGAACCGACACCGGAGGAACAGGTGAACGATCTCTCCGGCCCTACTTTGTCAGCGACCGCCTTTGAGGCCCTACCCGGCTGGGCAAGCGACGACCAGGGAGCAGCTTTAGAGGCGTTCCGCAGGTCCTGTGATCGCATCCTTGCTGCGAGCCCTGCCAGGACCCTTGATGCCAAAACCGGGGATGCCATCAATTATGGCACCGTCGGCGATTGGCAGCCGGTCTGTCGGGAGGCACTCTCCTCAATCGCAGCTGCTGATCCACGCGGCTTTTTTGAAAAGCACTTCCAAGCTTTCGCGGTGAGGACCGAAACTGGACCGAACGGTCTCATGACTGGCTATTACGAACCGGAGATTGAGGCAAGCCTCGCCCGTGAAGGCCCCTATCAGACACCGCTCCTGGCGAAACCAGACGACCTGCAAAGACTCGATCTGGGCGAATTTGATCCGACCCTTAAAGGAGAGACCGTTCGCGGCCGTTTGGAAGCCGGGCGCTTTGTCCCCTATCCCGATAGAGCAGCCATCAATGGGGGCGCTCTTGATCCTGCCGTCCTGGCGGTCGCCTGGGTGAAAGACCCAGTGGATGCATTTTTCACCCATATTCAGGGGTCTGCGCGGCTTAAGCTGCCTGATGGGTCTGTTTCGCGGGTCGGCTTTGCGGAAAAAAACGGCCGTCCCTACACCGCCATCGGCAAGGTTCTGATTGAGCGCGGCGCCCTTTCCCGCGAAACGGCCTCGATGGCGAGCATCCGCGATTGGCTGGCAGCAAACCCCGGAGAAATGCAATCTGTCCTGGAAGCGAACCGGTCTTACGTCTTTTTCACGCGCAGAAATGTCAGCGACCCAGGTCTGGGACCTGTTGGCGCGGGCGGTGTTGCCCTCACCCCGGGCCGGAGCTTGGCGGTCGATCGGCGCACCCATGCACTGGGCGCACCTCTCTGGTTTGAGGCTGTGTTGCCGGGTGACAGCGATCCAACACAGAAATTGATGGTGGCTCAGGACACAGGCTCGGCCATTCGTGGGTCTGTGCGCGGCGACTATTTTTGGGGCTCTGGTGCGGATGCAGGCGCGAAGGCCGGTGAGATGAAGGCGGACGGCCGGTTCTGGGTGCTCTTGCCAATGGCGCTTGCCGCCAATCAGAGGTAG
- a CDS encoding Smr/MutS family protein (Derived by automated computational analysis using gene prediction method: Protein Homology.) has translation MARKPTDFSTPTGYDRKRRRTLTRDEAALWRKVTEDTTPRPGRKQEVADLPETTVEPSKKKVPFSKQVKRPNAPMAHQAPPLKRGPTAPPLNALDNRTAKRLVRGQLTPDARLDLHGATRHSAEPTLLRFVIDARAQGKRLVLVITGKGAPGHLLHGRDFHADPERRSVLRDLVPRWLNEPQFRTHVAGFQPAHPKHGGGGALYLWLRRHR, from the coding sequence GTGGCGCGCAAACCGACCGATTTCTCTACCCCTACCGGGTATGACCGCAAACGCCGGAGAACCTTAACGCGGGACGAAGCGGCTCTCTGGCGCAAGGTGACCGAAGATACGACGCCCCGTCCAGGACGAAAGCAGGAAGTGGCAGATCTGCCAGAGACCACTGTTGAACCATCCAAAAAAAAGGTTCCGTTCTCGAAACAAGTAAAGCGCCCCAACGCGCCAATGGCACATCAGGCGCCGCCACTCAAACGAGGCCCGACGGCACCACCACTCAATGCATTGGACAATCGGACCGCCAAACGGCTGGTTCGGGGTCAGTTAACGCCCGATGCTCGCCTCGATTTGCACGGAGCTACCCGGCACTCCGCTGAACCGACCCTTTTGCGCTTTGTAATTGATGCCCGCGCCCAGGGAAAACGCCTTGTTCTGGTCATCACCGGAAAAGGCGCTCCGGGACATCTTTTGCATGGACGCGATTTTCACGCCGATCCGGAACGCCGGTCGGTGCTGCGGGATCTGGTGCCGCGCTGGCTGAACGAACCTCAGTTTCGCACCCACGTGGCAGGCTTTCAGCCAGCCCACCCGAAACATGGCGGAGGCGGCGCCCTGTATCTTTGGCTGAGGCGGCACCGATGA
- a CDS encoding helix-turn-helix transcriptional regulator (Derived by automated computational analysis using gene prediction method: Protein Homology.), with the protein MTPFGVRLRELREQKGESLSKLAEAVGVSAAYLSALEHGRRGRPGFHLVQKIIGHLGLIWDDAEELVELARLSHPKVTVETGGLDPRATEAANRLARDIRTLSGDALDRLIALLKDESGAR; encoded by the coding sequence ATGACCCCCTTCGGTGTACGGCTCCGCGAACTTCGTGAGCAGAAAGGCGAAAGCCTCTCAAAACTCGCCGAAGCAGTGGGGGTGAGCGCTGCTTACCTCTCCGCACTCGAACATGGCCGCCGTGGCCGACCTGGATTTCATCTGGTTCAAAAGATTATCGGCCATTTAGGGCTGATTTGGGATGACGCGGAGGAGTTGGTGGAACTTGCCCGGCTCTCTCATCCCAAGGTGACAGTGGAAACCGGGGGGCTCGACCCACGAGCAACAGAGGCAGCGAACCGCCTGGCCCGGGACATACGGACTCTCAGCGGCGATGCTCTGGACCGTCTGATTGCTCTGCTAAAAGATGAGTCCGGCGCGAGATAA
- the hslU gene encoding ATP-dependent protease ATPase subunit HslU (Derived by automated computational analysis using gene prediction method: Protein Homology. GO_function: GO:0005524 - ATP binding [Evidence IEA]; GO_function: GO:0008233 - peptidase activity [Evidence IEA]; GO_function: GO:0016887 - ATP hydrolysis activity [Evidence IEA]): MTAFTPREIVSELDRYIVGQADAKRAVAIALRNRWRRQQLGDDLREEVLPKNILMIGPTGVGKTEISRRLAKLAQAPFIKVEATKFTEVGYVGRDVEQIVRDLVEASIGLVRESKRKEVEAKAYSAAEERVLDALVGTEASASTRESFRKKLRAGEMDDKEIEIQVADASGGMPSFDIPGMPGQQMGMINLNDIMGKAFGDRTKPRRMNVKDSYDLLIAEESDKLLDDDQVNADAIHKVENSGIVFLDEVDKICARSDRQGGDVSREGVQRDLLPLIEGTTVATKHGPVKTDHILFIASGAFHLSKPSDLLPELQGRLPIRVELKALTRDDFRRILTEPEASLIKQYKGLMATEDVTLEITEDGIDALADIAADVNATVENIGARRLHTIMERVLDEISFSATDRAGETVTVDAEYVKNELTDLASNTDLSKFIL, encoded by the coding sequence ATGACTGCCTTTACCCCTCGTGAAATTGTGTCTGAGCTCGACCGCTATATTGTCGGCCAGGCAGACGCCAAGCGGGCTGTCGCCATTGCACTGCGCAACCGGTGGCGTCGCCAGCAATTGGGGGATGATCTACGCGAAGAGGTGCTGCCGAAAAACATTCTCATGATCGGCCCCACCGGCGTCGGCAAAACAGAAATCTCGCGACGTCTGGCAAAGCTTGCGCAGGCGCCTTTCATCAAAGTGGAAGCCACCAAGTTTACAGAAGTGGGCTATGTGGGCCGCGATGTGGAGCAGATCGTGCGTGATCTGGTGGAAGCCTCCATTGGGCTCGTGCGCGAAAGCAAACGCAAGGAAGTGGAAGCCAAAGCTTATAGCGCAGCGGAAGAGCGAGTGCTCGATGCGCTTGTGGGCACAGAAGCCAGCGCATCCACCCGAGAGTCTTTTCGCAAGAAACTTCGGGCCGGGGAAATGGATGACAAGGAAATAGAAATTCAGGTGGCCGACGCCAGTGGCGGTATGCCGAGTTTTGATATTCCCGGCATGCCCGGCCAACAGATGGGCATGATCAATCTGAATGACATTATGGGTAAAGCCTTTGGCGATCGGACCAAGCCGCGCCGGATGAATGTCAAAGACAGCTATGATCTTTTAATCGCTGAAGAATCCGACAAGCTGCTGGACGATGACCAGGTGAATGCTGACGCCATACACAAGGTGGAAAACAGTGGCATCGTCTTTCTGGACGAAGTGGACAAGATCTGCGCGCGTTCAGATCGGCAGGGCGGGGATGTCAGTCGGGAAGGGGTGCAGCGCGATCTGCTGCCGCTCATTGAGGGCACGACGGTTGCCACCAAACATGGGCCAGTAAAGACCGATCATATCCTTTTCATTGCGTCCGGCGCGTTCCATCTCTCAAAACCGTCCGACCTGTTGCCAGAGCTGCAGGGGCGGCTGCCCATTCGGGTGGAACTGAAAGCACTCACGCGGGATGATTTCCGCCGCATTCTGACGGAGCCTGAAGCAAGCCTCATCAAACAATATAAGGGCCTCATGGCCACCGAAGATGTGACACTAGAGATCACGGAAGACGGGATTGATGCGCTCGCTGACATTGCGGCAGATGTGAACGCAACGGTCGAGAATATCGGGGCGCGGCGCCTGCACACGATTATGGAGCGGGTGCTCGATGAGATCAGCTTTTCCGCCACTGACCGGGCAGGGGAAACCGTCACGGTTGACGCGGAATATGTGAAAAACGAGCTGACAGATCTCGCCAGCAATACGGATCTCTCCAAGTTCATCTTGTAA
- a CDS encoding GNAT family N-acetyltransferase (Derived by automated computational analysis using gene prediction method: Protein Homology.), with product MRMANGSNVTPYRFIPLGYHHLSLLRRWFDEPHVRKWYSDPSGLQDIADHIEEGDVHPYLVMFGHMPIAYLQSYEVGKSHPYVASARGATGIDQFIGPAGYLGRGHGSAFIRAYLRICEAEGVPQVIVDPKPNNHRAISAYRKAGFEDLCYDRSPEEGAVLLLSARLPKTRERRL from the coding sequence ATGCGGATGGCTAACGGGTCAAACGTCACGCCCTATCGGTTCATTCCTCTTGGCTATCACCATCTGTCTCTTTTACGGAGGTGGTTTGACGAACCCCATGTGCGAAAATGGTATAGCGACCCGTCCGGGCTTCAAGACATTGCCGATCATATCGAAGAGGGTGATGTGCACCCCTATCTGGTGATGTTTGGCCACATGCCGATTGCCTATCTTCAGTCTTATGAGGTGGGCAAGTCCCACCCCTATGTGGCTTCAGCGCGTGGAGCCACTGGCATTGATCAGTTTATCGGACCTGCTGGCTATCTAGGGCGCGGCCATGGAAGTGCCTTCATTCGCGCCTATCTTAGAATATGCGAAGCCGAGGGAGTGCCCCAAGTGATTGTTGATCCAAAACCCAATAACCACCGGGCGATCTCTGCTTATCGGAAAGCCGGTTTCGAGGACTTATGCTATGACCGCAGCCCGGAAGAGGGCGCGGTATTGCTTTTAAGTGCTCGCCTCCCAAAGACTCGCGAACGAAGACTTTAG
- the hslV gene encoding ATP-dependent protease subunit HslV (Derived by automated computational analysis using gene prediction method: Protein Homology. GO_function: GO:0004298 - threonine-type endopeptidase activity [Evidence IEA]; GO_process: GO:0051603 - proteolysis involved in protein catabolic process [Evidence IEA]) → MSTPPVWHGTTILSVRKGGKVVVAGDGQVSMGDTVIKNSARKVRQLAGGTVIGGFAGATADAFTLFERLEAKLEQYPNQLLRACVELAKDWRTDRYLRKLEAMMIVADKETTLVLTGTGDVLEPEHGVTGIGSGGNYALSAARALVDMDMNAEDIARKAMGIAADICVYTNTSLTVETLDADG, encoded by the coding sequence ATGAGCACCCCCCCTGTTTGGCATGGCACGACCATTCTTTCAGTCCGCAAAGGCGGTAAGGTTGTGGTCGCAGGCGATGGCCAGGTTTCCATGGGCGATACGGTGATCAAAAACAGTGCGCGCAAAGTGCGCCAACTTGCCGGCGGCACCGTGATCGGCGGCTTTGCCGGGGCAACCGCAGACGCCTTCACCCTGTTTGAACGGCTCGAAGCAAAGCTTGAGCAATATCCAAATCAGCTGCTGCGGGCCTGCGTTGAGCTCGCAAAGGACTGGCGGACAGACCGCTATCTTCGGAAACTTGAAGCCATGATGATTGTGGCCGACAAGGAAACCACTCTGGTGCTGACCGGCACGGGTGATGTGCTCGAGCCAGAACATGGGGTGACCGGGATCGGGTCCGGCGGAAACTACGCCCTCTCTGCTGCGCGTGCGCTCGTCGACATGGATATGAATGCAGAAGACATTGCCCGCAAAGCCATGGGCATAGCGGCGGACATCTGCGTCTACACCAACACGTCCCTCACCGTTGAAACACTGGATGCGGATGGCTAA
- a CDS encoding pyridoxamine 5'-phosphate oxidase family protein (Derived by automated computational analysis using gene prediction method: Protein Homology.), whose protein sequence is MEPRGTPRLTQDLAQFIAERDHFYFASASANGAPYLQHRGGPRGFLKVLSETELGYADFGGNQQYVTLGNIKENPAAFIFLIDYVNRRRIKLWGEARAVETDPALTRSLAHPDYRARIERAILFKVTRWDENCSAHITPRYSPDVLEPAFDRLQNRIKALETQVRELGGEPGEFDHVGE, encoded by the coding sequence ATGGAACCTCGCGGAACCCCTCGCCTGACACAGGATTTGGCCCAGTTCATTGCAGAACGTGATCACTTCTATTTTGCCTCTGCATCAGCTAACGGCGCCCCCTATCTGCAGCATCGGGGTGGTCCGCGCGGCTTTTTGAAGGTCTTGAGCGAGACTGAGCTCGGCTACGCGGATTTCGGCGGCAATCAGCAATATGTGACGCTCGGGAACATCAAAGAAAACCCTGCCGCCTTCATCTTCCTGATCGACTATGTAAACCGACGCCGGATCAAACTCTGGGGAGAAGCGCGAGCCGTGGAAACCGACCCCGCCCTCACCCGCTCCCTCGCCCATCCAGATTATCGGGCGCGGATTGAACGGGCGATCCTCTTTAAGGTTACGCGCTGGGATGAGAATTGTTCCGCGCACATCACCCCGCGTTATTCGCCGGACGTGCTGGAGCCTGCTTTCGATCGGCTGCAGAACCGCATCAAGGCGCTCGAAACCCAGGTGCGGGAGCTTGGTGGCGAGCCTGGCGAATTTGACCATGTTGGGGAATGA
- a CDS encoding HPP family protein (Derived by automated computational analysis using gene prediction method: Protein Homology.), which translates to MADRLFSYFTTPYVRPDIRQIMIAGLGGALAIGLVGLLAHLSGSALLMAPLGATAVLVFGLADSPLSGPRHVMGGHALSMSIGLLCLFIVSVVTPGFNILPFILVSILAAGIGTGLAIAVMLATRTVHPPAGANPILLMFSGAGFTDAALLIALPGVAGAFLLYLVAVFLRRANAPSNR; encoded by the coding sequence ATGGCAGACCGTCTCTTTTCCTATTTTACCACTCCCTATGTGCGGCCCGACATTCGCCAGATCATGATTGCCGGTCTTGGGGGCGCGCTGGCTATCGGGTTGGTGGGTCTTTTGGCGCACCTATCTGGTAGCGCCCTGCTGATGGCCCCCCTTGGCGCCACCGCGGTGCTGGTCTTTGGCCTGGCCGACAGTCCCCTCTCCGGCCCTCGTCATGTCATGGGCGGCCATGCGCTCTCCATGTCTATCGGACTTTTATGTCTCTTTATTGTCAGTGTCGTGACGCCCGGCTTCAATATCCTACCCTTCATCCTCGTCTCCATCTTGGCTGCGGGCATCGGAACAGGCCTCGCCATTGCCGTGATGCTGGCTACACGGACCGTGCATCCGCCTGCCGGCGCCAACCCAATATTGCTTATGTTTTCCGGAGCTGGTTTCACGGATGCCGCGCTTTTGATCGCTTTGCCCGGTGTCGCAGGCGCATTCCTGCTCTATCTTGTCGCGGTATTTCTGCGCCGAGCTAACGCCCCCTCCAATCGCTAA
- a CDS encoding TetR family transcriptional regulator (Derived by automated computational analysis using gene prediction method: Protein Homology. GO_function: GO:0003677 - DNA binding [Evidence IEA]) gives MPRPSRRNDLIETAQTLFNAEGFHAVGIERILSEGNLAKMTLYRHFPSKNALILGVLEAREKAVNGWFREVLADPDLKGKGRLLAIFDALETWFEDRSPLGKFSGCLFVRASGEFPHPTDPVHVAAADAKQAFVEMVAAAAALERFKKPRLLARQLTLLKEGAITLAQIQGASKPALDAKDAAERLLADWPRKK, from the coding sequence ATGCCGCGTCCTTCACGTCGCAACGATCTGATTGAGACTGCCCAGACGCTTTTTAATGCCGAAGGGTTTCATGCTGTTGGGATTGAACGGATCCTGAGCGAGGGAAATCTCGCAAAAATGACCCTCTACCGGCATTTTCCCTCCAAAAACGCGCTCATTCTGGGGGTCCTGGAAGCACGCGAAAAAGCAGTGAATGGCTGGTTTCGAGAGGTGCTTGCCGATCCAGATCTCAAAGGAAAAGGGCGGCTTCTAGCGATTTTTGATGCGCTGGAGACCTGGTTCGAGGATCGCTCGCCATTGGGTAAATTCTCCGGCTGTCTCTTTGTACGTGCGTCCGGCGAATTTCCGCATCCCACAGACCCGGTTCATGTTGCGGCTGCAGATGCAAAGCAGGCCTTTGTTGAGATGGTGGCTGCCGCCGCAGCGCTGGAGCGCTTTAAGAAGCCACGGCTTCTTGCTCGTCAACTGACCCTTCTCAAAGAGGGTGCGATCACTCTGGCGCAAATTCAGGGAGCGTCAAAACCTGCGCTGGATGCGAAAGATGCCGCCGAACGACTTCTCGCGGACTGGCCCAGAAAGAAATAA
- a CDS encoding glutathione S-transferase family protein (Derived by automated computational analysis using gene prediction method: Protein Homology.), translating to MLKIFHVPGTRSVRPLWLCFELGLEFEIVPIDFSPAYRDSLEWRSISPAGKVPALTDGEVNMFESGAMLEFILDRYGDGRLRPEKGTPESAEYLQWSWFAEATLSRPLGFMRAMKLVHAIKQGKEEVDVIAAEGEKKARSALEAVEQRLADREFLVGTGFTAADIMTGYSLDLLSHVYSLDESYPKAAAYLGRLKAREACKKAIAA from the coding sequence ATGCTCAAAATCTTCCATGTTCCTGGCACACGGTCGGTTCGGCCTCTTTGGCTTTGCTTTGAGCTGGGTCTGGAATTTGAGATCGTTCCCATCGATTTTTCTCCTGCTTATAGAGACAGTTTGGAGTGGCGCTCTATTAGCCCAGCGGGAAAAGTTCCGGCCCTCACCGATGGCGAGGTGAACATGTTTGAGTCCGGCGCCATGCTGGAATTCATTCTGGACCGCTATGGCGACGGCAGATTGCGTCCCGAAAAAGGGACGCCTGAGAGTGCCGAATATCTTCAATGGTCCTGGTTTGCAGAAGCCACCCTGTCGCGCCCGTTGGGCTTTATGCGGGCCATGAAACTGGTGCACGCCATCAAACAGGGAAAGGAAGAGGTCGACGTTATCGCCGCCGAGGGTGAGAAAAAGGCCCGCTCGGCCCTTGAAGCTGTGGAGCAGAGACTCGCTGATCGCGAGTTTTTGGTGGGCACAGGATTCACCGCCGCCGACATCATGACCGGATATTCTCTCGACCTGCTCAGCCACGTCTATTCGCTGGACGAGTCCTATCCCAAGGCTGCGGCCTATTTAGGCCGCTTGAAAGCCCGTGAAGCCTGCAAAAAGGCGATCGCTGCCTGA
- the hisB gene encoding imidazoleglycerol-phosphate dehydratase HisB (Derived by automated computational analysis using gene prediction method: Protein Homology. GO_function: GO:0004424 - imidazoleglycerol-phosphate dehydratase activity [Evidence IEA]; GO_process: GO:0000105 - histidine biosynthetic process [Evidence IEA]), which yields MSAEPLDRPGRIATVERKTKETEVFVSLDLDGNGIYDIDTGIGFLDHMLEQLSRHSLIDLKVRVDGDLHIDMHHTTEDSGIVVGEAVKQALGDFKGIKRYSNALIPMDETLTRCAIDVSGRPYLIWRVELARPKLGEMDTELFKEWFQAFAQAAGITLHMENIYGENTHHIVESCFKALARALRAAVEIDPRTADVVPSTKGVIGS from the coding sequence ATGTCTGCAGAGCCCCTAGATAGGCCGGGCCGCATCGCTACCGTTGAACGCAAGACCAAAGAAACAGAAGTCTTTGTGTCGCTCGATCTGGATGGCAACGGCATTTACGACATTGATACGGGCATTGGCTTTCTCGATCACATGCTCGAACAGCTCTCGCGCCACTCCCTGATCGACCTCAAAGTTCGCGTCGACGGCGATCTGCACATTGATATGCACCACACCACCGAAGACAGCGGCATCGTTGTGGGTGAGGCGGTGAAACAGGCTTTGGGTGACTTCAAAGGCATCAAGCGTTATTCCAACGCTCTCATCCCTATGGATGAGACGCTGACCCGCTGCGCGATTGATGTCTCCGGGCGCCCCTATCTCATCTGGCGCGTAGAGCTTGCCCGCCCGAAACTGGGCGAAATGGACACCGAACTCTTCAAAGAGTGGTTCCAGGCCTTTGCACAAGCAGCCGGCATTACTCTCCACATGGAAAACATCTATGGGGAGAACACCCACCACATTGTGGAGAGCTGCTTTAAGGCGCTCGCCAGGGCGCTCCGTGCTGCTGTGGAAATCGATCCACGCACTGCGGACGTGGTGCCGTCAACCAAAGGCGTGATTGGCAGCTGA